One Nocardia iowensis DNA window includes the following coding sequences:
- a CDS encoding PadR family transcriptional regulator translates to MRRLVDLAILGFLSEEPLHGYELRVRIARLSGHVDTISHGTLYPAIKRMETAGLLTRTSQPGAAAAPRHVLALTDAGRAELREWLRDPPAPFITDENRWFALLAFLRYLPDRAAQAAVLRRRLTFLEQPSSFFYDGDRPLAAEDIDDPFRRGVLRIARATSKAEMTWLTETLDELTAPGNRSE, encoded by the coding sequence ATGAGGCGTTTGGTCGATCTCGCGATCCTCGGATTCCTGTCCGAGGAGCCGCTGCACGGCTACGAGCTGCGCGTACGGATCGCTCGTTTGTCGGGGCACGTGGACACGATCAGTCATGGCACGCTCTATCCCGCCATCAAGCGCATGGAGACGGCCGGGTTGCTGACCAGGACGTCGCAGCCCGGCGCCGCGGCCGCCCCGCGACACGTACTCGCCCTCACCGACGCGGGCAGAGCCGAACTGCGGGAGTGGCTTCGCGATCCGCCTGCCCCGTTCATCACCGACGAGAACCGCTGGTTCGCCTTGCTCGCGTTTCTGCGATATCTGCCCGACCGCGCGGCGCAGGCCGCGGTGCTGCGCAGGCGGCTGACCTTTCTCGAGCAACCGAGCAGCTTCTTCTACGACGGTGATCGCCCGCTCGCCGCCGAAGACATCGATGATCCGTTCCGGCGCGGTGTCCTGCGCATCGCCCGCGCCACCTCGAAAGCCGAAATGACCTGGCTCACCGAAACTCTCGATGAGCTCACCGCACCAGGAAACCGATCGGAGTAG
- a CDS encoding PPOX class F420-dependent oxidoreductase, with protein MTDTEWRRFALAGTRTGKLATHRVDGRPHVTPIWFLLDESEGEQPRIVFTTWHDSLKYRALRRDPRFSLCIDDQEPPYSYVMLECVADFTDDPDLLRDWATRIGGRYMGADRAESYGKRNSTPGEYLVRAPIHRAITARDIAA; from the coding sequence ATGACCGACACCGAATGGCGACGTTTCGCGCTGGCCGGCACCCGCACCGGCAAGCTGGCCACCCATCGGGTGGACGGCCGCCCACACGTGACGCCGATCTGGTTCCTGCTCGACGAGAGCGAGGGCGAACAGCCACGGATCGTCTTCACCACGTGGCACGACTCGCTGAAATACCGGGCGCTACGCCGTGATCCGCGGTTCTCACTCTGCATCGATGATCAAGAACCGCCGTACAGCTACGTCATGCTGGAGTGCGTCGCCGACTTCACCGACGACCCAGATCTACTGCGCGACTGGGCAACTCGCATCGGCGGCCGATACATGGGCGCCGACCGAGCGGAAAGCTACGGCAAACGCAACTCCACCCCCGGCGAATACCTGGTCCGCGCCCCCATCCACCGAGCAATCACCGCCCGCGACATAGCCGCCTGA
- a CDS encoding GlxA family transcriptional regulator — protein sequence MKSVHRVAVLALAGVYPFELGIPNRIFGSAGGRYEVRTCTLDGAPVRSNADYTIAVAQDSGILDTADTVVLPACDIAMTLDGDLPQPVRDALARLRPEARVVAICTGAFVVAAAGLLDGRPATTHWRHAQLFRRTFPRVRLDPDVLYVDDGDVLTSAGAAAGIDLCLHLVRRDHGSAVANSVARRCVVPPWRDGGQAQYIEQPVPPSTSAGTAAARQWALENLHLPLTVDELAVRARMSKRTFARRFGDEVGMSPGRWLIQQRLFRARHLLESTDLTVDRIAGEVGFATGTSLRQHLHDAIGVSPQAYRRTFRPANP from the coding sequence ATGAAATCCGTCCATCGCGTGGCGGTGCTGGCATTGGCCGGGGTCTACCCGTTCGAACTCGGCATCCCTAACCGGATATTCGGCAGCGCGGGCGGCCGATATGAGGTCCGTACCTGCACGCTGGACGGTGCGCCGGTGCGCAGCAATGCCGACTACACGATCGCCGTCGCGCAGGACAGCGGCATCCTCGACACCGCCGACACCGTGGTCCTGCCCGCCTGCGATATCGCGATGACCCTCGACGGCGACCTGCCGCAGCCGGTGCGGGACGCGCTTGCCCGGCTCCGGCCGGAGGCCAGGGTCGTGGCGATCTGCACCGGTGCGTTCGTGGTGGCTGCCGCGGGTTTGCTCGACGGCCGTCCCGCGACCACGCACTGGAGGCATGCCCAACTCTTCCGCCGCACCTTCCCTCGGGTCCGGCTCGATCCCGACGTGCTGTACGTCGACGACGGTGACGTGCTCACCTCCGCGGGCGCGGCGGCCGGGATCGACCTGTGCCTGCACCTTGTTCGCCGCGACCACGGCAGCGCGGTCGCCAACTCGGTGGCCCGCCGGTGTGTGGTGCCGCCGTGGCGGGACGGCGGGCAGGCGCAGTACATCGAGCAGCCGGTCCCGCCGTCGACCTCGGCCGGGACCGCCGCCGCCCGGCAGTGGGCGCTGGAAAACCTCCACCTACCGCTCACCGTCGACGAACTCGCCGTCCGCGCCCGCATGAGCAAGCGCACCTTCGCCCGCCGCTTCGGCGACGAAGTCGGAATGAGCCCAGGCCGCTGGCTGATTCAGCAGCGCCTGTTCCGCGCCCGCCACCTGCTCGAATCAACCGACCTGACGGTCGACCGCATCGCAGGCGAGGTCGGCTTCGCCACCGGCACCTCCTTACGCCAGCACCTTCACGACGCGATCGGCGTCTCCCCCCAGGCGTACCGCCGCACGTTCCGCCCGGCTAACCCATGA
- a CDS encoding NADP-dependent oxidoreductase, with amino-acid sequence MSETMRAISQHTVGGPEVLTEVQLPRPIPGPGEILVRVRAAGLNPTDWKHRALPGLFLPEPPFVLGWDVSGEVAETGIGVALFQPGDEVFGMLPYPGGHGALAEYVVGPARAFARKPTVLDHVQAAAIPLAALTAWQALVDTAGLRAGQRVLIHAAAGGVGHFAVQIAKARGAHVIGTASAPNHDFLRGLGADEVIDYRTTDVAEAVREVDVVLDSIDDDNSIRSLRTLRQGGVLVTLRPMGTGNLAAAADELGVRAIRMLVEDDHAGMVALAELVESGALRPTIAGVFPLAAAAKAHALGDTGRTVGKLVVTVP; translated from the coding sequence ATGAGTGAAACCATGCGCGCGATCAGCCAGCACACCGTCGGCGGACCCGAGGTACTCACCGAAGTACAGCTGCCCCGACCAATCCCCGGCCCGGGCGAGATCCTGGTCCGGGTGCGCGCGGCAGGGCTCAACCCGACCGACTGGAAGCACCGAGCCCTCCCCGGCCTCTTCCTTCCCGAACCTCCATTCGTGCTCGGCTGGGATGTCTCCGGCGAGGTGGCCGAGACCGGCATCGGTGTGGCCCTGTTCCAACCGGGCGACGAGGTCTTCGGCATGCTGCCCTACCCAGGTGGTCATGGCGCGTTGGCCGAGTACGTCGTCGGACCCGCCCGCGCGTTCGCCCGCAAACCCACCGTGCTGGATCACGTTCAGGCCGCCGCGATCCCGCTGGCCGCGCTCACCGCCTGGCAGGCCCTGGTCGACACGGCCGGACTGCGAGCCGGACAGCGAGTGCTGATCCACGCGGCAGCGGGCGGAGTCGGGCATTTCGCGGTGCAGATCGCCAAGGCCCGTGGCGCTCACGTCATCGGCACGGCCAGCGCACCCAACCACGACTTCCTGCGCGGACTCGGCGCCGACGAAGTGATCGACTACCGCACCACCGACGTCGCCGAGGCGGTCCGCGAGGTGGACGTGGTGCTGGATTCGATCGACGACGACAACAGCATCCGTTCCCTGCGCACGCTGCGCCAGGGCGGCGTGCTGGTGACGCTGCGTCCGATGGGTACCGGCAACCTCGCGGCGGCGGCCGACGAACTGGGCGTGCGGGCGATACGGATGCTGGTGGAGGACGATCACGCGGGCATGGTCGCGCTGGCCGAACTCGTCGAATCCGGCGCGTTGCGGCCGACCATCGCCGGTGTCTTCCCGCTCGCGGCGGCCGCGAAGGCGCATGCGTTGGGCGACACCGGTCGTACGGTCGGCAAACTGGTTGTCACCGTGCCCTGA
- a CDS encoding DUF5988 family protein, which translates to MSTVVKAVLEGGPKDMPARIVPITPPGIELKVPFKGGYEHFKVTPKEQDTPEGRLPVYEWSSRTEIAE; encoded by the coding sequence ATGAGCACTGTTGTGAAGGCTGTCCTCGAGGGCGGGCCGAAAGACATGCCCGCGCGAATCGTTCCCATCACCCCGCCGGGGATCGAGTTGAAGGTGCCGTTCAAGGGTGGTTACGAACACTTCAAGGTGACCCCCAAGGAGCAGGACACCCCGGAGGGGCGGTTGCCCGTCTACGAATGGTCCAGTCGGACCGAGATCGCGGAGTGA